One stretch of Macaca nemestrina isolate mMacNem1 chromosome 17, mMacNem.hap1, whole genome shotgun sequence DNA includes these proteins:
- the LOC105485106 gene encoding C-C motif chemokine 18: MKGLAAALLVLCTVALCSCAQVGTKKEFCCLVYTSRQIPQKFIVDYSETSPQCTKPGVILLTKRRRQICADPNKKWVQKYISDLKLIA, translated from the exons ATGAAGGGCCTTGCAGCTGCCCTCCTTGTCCTCTGCACTGTGGCCCTCTGCTCCTGTGCACAAG TGGGTACCAAGAAAGAGTTCTGCTGCCTCGTCTATACCTCCCGACAGATTCCACAAAAGTTTATAGTTGACTATTCTGAAACCAGCCCCCAGTGCACCAAACCAGGTGTCAT CCTCCTCACCAAGAGAAGACGGCAGATCTGTGCTGACCCCAACAAAAAGTGGGTCCAGAAATACATCAGTGACCTGAAGCTGATTGCCTGA
- the LOC105485104 gene encoding C-C motif chemokine 3, which produces MQVSTAALAVLLCTVALCNRISATFAADTPTSCCFSYISRQIPQNFIADYFETNSQCSKPGVIFLTKRGRQVCADPSKEWVQKYVSDLELSA; this is translated from the exons ATGCAGGTCTCCACTGCTGCCCTTGCCGTCCTCCTCTGCACCGTGGCTCTCTGCAACCGGATCTCAGCAACAT TTGCTGCTGACACCCCGACCTCCTGCTGCTTCAGCTACATCTCCcggcagattccacagaatttcATAGCTGACTACTTTGAGACCAACAGCCAGTGCTCCAAGCCCGGTGTCAT CTTCCTAACCAAGAGAGGCCGGCAGGTCTGTGCTGACCCCAGTAAGGAGTGGGTCCAGAAATACGTCAGCGACCTGGAGCTGAGTGCCTGA